From a region of the Acanthochromis polyacanthus isolate Apoly-LR-REF ecotype Palm Island chromosome 3, KAUST_Apoly_ChrSc, whole genome shotgun sequence genome:
- the LOC110953490 gene encoding zinc finger protein 777-like — protein MSADDFQTLYASFMDGMLKSAVAETTKLFETMVDELKAEISRMKKENEDLKTRCSLYESAKSQTADHGENNTVSGQNDGSEKRDSAVQCDLVPVRAVLVEHCQSLQNQMQQYTFEGILEHNYIAHEIKQEELETVLKQEEVEPTVVCGQAGLLQASVSGAENEEPLARQESSTQNVETRLLEPPCLQMGSSVQGTQNQSSYTEPTIAISLAAIKEDLQEESEFDQTVLEKRMQGELTISGKHQSVPQHCQGDTDTSVNEQSDMHHTENQSEPNLLVRHRRGPPPKKMKQHRLQSSSVDVSREQKGLNLCLVREEGVFLQTSPDQPQKTSSAITPSVQDRLYPAFEDMENGRVDSLPISVSVAIHSPLTEVSSANESLDTRPADSSQAPSSHLNDCHTSVTLQDAMLLVEAMNQSTVENAVTQEMAPPETHSAPCEGTLQMVDKIPTEPTSVETPHITDAIATSEVHAHIAVVIPKQKRAPSPFNTTTLSLSPSATAPKTTAQSLTHPLMSLTAPSKPNKAVPHAIIVMPKSRSSFTSQKVAAVSPTQLSTGASSAQDCSSKVVGLPPDTSSHSSVPQTVNATSRNFFPVFPSQLPTNSAEQHLGTLSHSKALTIPTQLSAVASRKHQSQTTVLTVKQNSAEPTAPVTESSTQLIFSSPESSISALHNPILSQKNDDTTDSLETSKQTASVSGTKACSSLIMSDGQVPTSVFPVLPPAVEQKLMAVVRLTRLPFPVSTKESFLVSRLLTQEKPLRQTVSLSEVPALSSSSCSSLTETSVAVSANASQMTDKSDNHVLFSETPNLAMEICSNEVQDKQSDAHLQVPIKDTPDPPSPAETPLLAESPIQVTTKATSDNFTDARVLFSETRTCDQKSLQKKLLVARLRSHLKSHSKARRPEATPKFCSASPIRSTREGATPIETESTAVSLRSCSYSKNDASSKMSGNSTFTINSPGIKQIKKEFSSPFRLTRYSMQTDSTKKSNSETVSQSVEGPIMAETPRRSVKILNSVKLAKAPKAKTIAKMRNSHKSKLQKHQLAENQGKCEIVKICRAKVWIPPVMPADKMPPAGERKSLLSSVNTETKPNKQSFVCPSLVIRASPVVSPLEPLAVIGRHLLRNQCGECGRILSSSAALESHVGLHTGRRPFSCTLCGKSFPDVKSYKRHGRVHRNGRIHICQQCGKGFVYRFGLTKHVQMVHSKIKRFICQICNKGFFTKRDVEVHIRIHTGEKPFHCNYCDKKFTRRVELNVHLRWHNGEKRHWCPYCGKGFLDFNNLKRHKYIHTGEKPHSCPHCPKQFTQSGHLKKHVKNVHKAQ, from the exons ATGTCAGCGGACGATTTCCAGACTCTGTACGCCTCCTTCATGGACGGCATGCTGAAGAGCGCCGTGGCAGAAACCACGAAACTTTTCGAAACTATGGTGGACGAGTTGAAGGCAGAAATATCCAGAATGAAGAAGGAGAATGAAGACCTCAAAACACGATGTAGTCTGTATGAAAGTGCAAAAAGCCAAACGGCTGATCACGGAGAAAATAACACAGTTTCAGGACAAAATGACGGCTCTGAGAAACGCGACAGTGCTGTCCAGTGTG ATCTTGTCCCTGTCCGTGCAGTGCTGGTGGAGCACTGTCAGTCACTGCAAAACCAAATGCAGCAATACACTTTTGAGGGCATACTAGAGCACAACTACATTGCTCATGAAATCAAACAAGAG GAATTGGAGACTGTGTTGAAGCAGGAGGAAGTTGAGCCCACTGTGGTTTGTGGACAAGCAG GTTTGCTGCAGGCCTCTGTTAGTGGAGCTGAAAATGAAGAACCTCTTGCAAGGCAGGAAAGTTCAACACAAAATGTAGAGACCAGACTTCTGGAGCCACCCTGTTTGCAAATGGGTAGCAGTGTACAAGGAACCCAGAACCAGTCATCTTACACAGAGCCTACAATTGCTATTTCACTAGCTGCAATAAAGGAAGACCTGCAAGAAGAGTCTGAGTTTGATCAGACTGTATTAGAAAAAAGGATGCAGGGAGAACTCACAATATCTGGAAAACACCAATCAGTCCCCCAGCACTGTCAAGGGGACACTGACACATCAGTAAATGAACAATCTGATATGCACCATACAGAGAATCAGTCAGAGCCTAATCTGCTTGTACGCCATAGAAGAGGACCTCCtccaaagaaaatgaaacaacacagaCTTCAGTCATCATCAGTTGATGTTTCAAGAGAACAGAAGGGGTTAAATTTGTGTTTGGTAAGAGAGGAGGGGGTATTCTTGCAAACATCTCCAGATCAGCCTCAAAAGACTTCATCTGCCATCACTCCATCAGTGCAGGACAGATTATACCCTGCTTTTGAAGACATGGAGAACGGAAGGGTTGATTCTTTGCCGATATCGGTTTCAGTTGCAATTCATTCTCCATTAACTGAAGTTTCATCTGCAAACGAATCACTGGACACCAGACCAGCAGATTCATCACAAGCACCATCAAGTCACCTCAATGACTGCCACACCTCAGTCACACTTCAGGATGCAATGCTGCTAGTTGAAGCCATGAATCAGTCAACAGTGGAAAATGCAGTCACCCAAGAAATGGCACCACCTGAGACCCATTCTGCTCCCTGTGAGGGTACTTTGCAAATGGTGGACAAGATCCCAACAGAGCCAACTTCTGTTGAGACTCCTCACATTACAGATGCCATTGCAACCAGTGAAGTTCATGCCCACATTGCGGTTGTCATACCAAAACAAAAACGCGCACCTTCTCCTTTTAATACTACTACATTGTCATTGTCACCATCAGCCACAGCACCTAAAACCACCGCACAGTCGCTTACTCATCCTTTGATGTCATTGACAGCTCCCAGTAAACCAAATAAAGCAGTACCTCATGCAATCATCGTCATGCCAAAGTCAAGATCTTCATTTACGTCTCAAAAAGTTGCCGCGGTGTCTCCAACCCAGCTTTCTACTGGGGCATCGTCAGCACAGGATTGTTCTTCTAAAGTTGTAGGGTTACCACCCGATACATCTTCCCATTCTTCTGTTCCCCAGACAGTAAATGCTACCTCCAGaaatttttttccagttttcccCTCACAGTTACCCACAAACTCAGCAGAACAGCACTTAGGGACCTTATCACACTCAAAAGCACTTACAATTCCAACACAGTTGTCAGCTGTGGCATCAAGGAAACATCAGTCACAGACTACTGTACTGACAGTAAAGCAAAATAGTGCTGAACCAACCGCTCCAGTTACAGAGTCATCGACCCAACTGATTTTCTCGTCACCGGAGTCGAGTATTTCTGCTTTACACAATCCAATATTGTCTCAAAAAAATGACGATACCACTGACAGCCTAGAAACCTCCAAACAAACTGCCTCTGTTTCTGGAACCAAAGCCTGTTCCAGTTTAATAATGTCAGATGGACAAGTACCAACATCTGTGTTTCCAGTGTTGCCACCAGCTGTTGAACAGAAACTCATGGCAGTGGTCAGATTAACCAGACTGCCATTTCCAGTATCAACCAAAGAATCCTTCTTGGTCTCAAGACTGTTAACACAAGAGAAGCCATTGAGACAAACGGTGTCTCTTTCAGAAGTGCCAGCCTTATCCTCCAGTAGTTGTTCCAGTTTAACAGAAACATCTGTTGCTGTGTCTGCAAATGCCTCCCAGATGACAGATAAGTCAGATAATCACGTATTGTTTTCAGAAACCCCTAATTTGGCCATGGAAATATGCAGCAATGAAGTGCAGGACAAACAATCAGATGCCCACCTACAGGTACCCATCAAGGACACACCTGACCCTCCATCACCAGCAGAAACTCCGTTGCTGGCAGAATCACCAATACAAGTAACAACAAAG GCAACCTCTGATAATTTTACAGATGCCAGAGTTTTATTCTCAGAGACCAGAACCTGTGACCAGAAAAGCTTACAGAAAAAATTGCTTGTCGCCCGACTGCGAAGTCACCTGAAATCTCACTCAAAGGCTAGACGACCTGAAGCAACACCAAAATTCTGTTCTGCATCCCCGATAAGGTCGACCAGAGAAGGAGCTACTCCTATAGAGACTGAATCTACTGCTGTTAGTCTGCGGAGCTGTAGTTATAGTAAAAATGATGCAAGCTCTAAAATGTCTGGGAATTCCACTTTCACTATAAACAGTCCTGGCATTAAACAGATTAAAAAGGAATTCAGCTCTCCTTTCAGACTTACAAGGTATAGTATGCAGACAGATAGTACTAAAAAAAGTAACAGTGAAACTGTTTCTCAAAGTGTTGAAGGCCCTATCATGGCTGAAACCCCCAGAAGGAGTGTTAAAATTCTAAATTCTGTCAAGCTAGCTAAAGCACCAAAAGCTAAAACGATAGCTAAAATGAGAAATTCTCACAAATCAAAATTGCAGAAACACCAGCTAGCAGAGAATCAGGGCAAGTGTGAAATTGTGAAAATATGTAGAGCCAAAGTGTGGATTCCACCTGTAATGCCTGCTGATAAAATGCCTCCAGCAGGAGAAAGAAAATCATTGCTGTCATCTGTTAATACAGAGACAAAACCAAACAAGCAAAGCTTTGTCTGTCCCTCACTAGTTATTAGAGCATCACCTGTTGTCTCGCCCTTAGAGCCATTGGCAGTCATAGGTAGGCATCTGTTGAGGAACCAGTGTGGGGAATGCGGTCGCATCCTCAGCAGCAGTGCTGCACTGGAGAGCCATGTTGGTCTCCACACAGGTCGAAGGCCATTCTCATGCACACTTTgtggaaagagttttccagatGTGAAGAGTTACAAACGGCATGGCCGAGTGCACCGAAATGGCAGGATCCATATCTGCCAGCAGTGTGGGAAGGGTTTTGTCTATCGTTTTGGCCTCACCAAGCATGTCCAGATGGTGCACAGCAAGATAAAGCGTTTCATTTGCCAGATCTGCAACAAGGGATTCTTTACAAAACGAGATGTGGAAGTTCACATCCGGATACACACTGGAGAGAAACCATTCCATTGCAACTATTGTGACAAAAAATTCACAAGGAGAGTGGAGCTGAATGTGCATTTGCGATGGCATAATGGCGAGAAAAGACATTGGTGTCCATACTGTGGAAAaggatttttagattttaataacttaaaAAGGCACAAATATATCCACACGGGGGAGAAACCAC